The Primulina huaijiensis isolate GDHJ02 chromosome 17, ASM1229523v2, whole genome shotgun sequence genome window below encodes:
- the LOC140963516 gene encoding uncharacterized protein, with product MAGINNSHEPSTAPQADRWYNLTLGSSLKDPRHSSKFCTLRYEFKPASIDKNQRGTLHKSKDNKVTVEFQNNQPGKPKVTFEGISEDYKENDAVLFFDGESFRLERLHRAVKRLRHNRMQGESTAAVAASAGLSDASSPPVGKGVKHQPMCKDVIHAMPVEIERIDIGDFKNSDTRPRQEKTVDYPASQAMPPNPSPDHKNVDDDLEEQLDIMNADDDDDDAAADRVTVDVKEYATGIDINIPIDTDDEIANVDVSDDEADNGPNAAEALRAQVNAEERKSRTSSSGDSSGSESSGSGSGSGSGSSSSDSESSDGDSVTSI from the exons ATGGCAGGGATCAACAACAGTCATGAGCCCAGTACCGCGCCGCAAGCCGATCGATGGTACAATCTGACCTTGGGCTCCTCCTTGAAGGATCCTCGTCACTCCTCAAAGTTCTGCACTCTTCGCT ATGAATTCAAGCCAGCTTCAATTGATAAGAACCAGCGTGGCACGTTGCATAAGAGCAAGGATAATAAAGTTACAGTTGAGTTTCAAAACAATCAACCTGGGAAACCCAAGGTGACATTTGAGGGTATAAGCGAGGATTACAAGGAAAATGATGCCGTTCTTTTCTTTGACGGTGAATCTTTCAGATTAGAGCGGTTGCACAGGGCTGTTAAGCGTTTGAGGCATAACCGGATGCAGGGTGAATCCACAGCCGCTGTAGCTGCATCTGCTGGACTTTCTGATGCAAGTTCACCACCTGTTGGGAAAGGGGTGAAGCATCAACCGATGTGTAAAGATGTCATTCATGCAATGCCG GTTGAAATTGAACGAATTGACATTGGGGACTTCAAGAACTCAG ATACAAGACCAAGGCAAGAAAAGACTGTTGATTATCCTGCATCCCAAGCAATGCCCCCAAATCCATCGCCTGACCATAAGAATGTGGATGATGACCTGGAGGAGCAGTTGGATATAATGAATGCTGATGATGACGACGACGATGCAGCGGCTGATCGTGTCACTGTTGATGTAAAAGAGTATGCCACTGGCATTGATATTAATATTCCAATTGATACAGATGATGAGATTGCCAATGTTGACGTCAGTGATGATGAAGCGGATAATGGTCCAAATGCTGCTGAAGCACTGAGAGCACAGGTCAATGCGGAAGAAAGGAAAAGCCGGACTTCTAGCTCAGGTGACAGTAGCGGAAGTGAGAGCAGTGGCAGTGGAAGTGGTAGTGGGAGCGGAAGCAGCAGTAGCGACAGTGAAAGTAGTGATGGTGATTCTGTGACTTCCATTTGA
- the LOC140963367 gene encoding probable calcium-binding protein CML18, protein MEKAIPLTHQQLQNIFSKYDTNGDGKISLHELGAILESLGSATPAEEAARAMTELDSDGDGFIDFNEFKAFHCSGGGDNKKELKEAFDLYDKDKNGKISASELHAVLRSLGDKCSIKDCRRMIGSVDVDGDGCVNFDEFIRMMGRSS, encoded by the coding sequence ATGGAGAAAGCGATTCCACTTACCCACCAACAACTACAGAATATTTTCAGCAAATACGACACCAACGGCGACGGAAAAATCTCCCTACACGAACTCGGCGCAATTCTCGAGAGCCTCGGCTCCGCCACGCCCGCGGAAGAGGCGGCACGTGCGATGACCGAGCTAGACTCGGACGGCGATGGATTCATCGACTTCAATGAGTTTAAAGCGTTTCATTGCAGCGGAGGAGGGGACAACAAGAAGGAACTCAAAGAGGCGTTTGACTTGTACGACAAGGATAAGAATGGGAAGATCTCGGCTAGTGAGCTGCACGCTGTTCTCCGTAGCCTGGGAGACAAGTGCTCGATCAAGGATTGCAGGAGGATGATCGGCTCCGTCGATGTTGATGGTGATGGATGCGTTAACTTCGACGAATTCATAAGGATGATGGGAAGATCTTCGTGA